In Fibrobacterota bacterium, the genomic window CAAAGGCGTGGAGCCGGAGAACCTGGAGCTCATCTTCGAGCCTTATTTCACCAAGCGGCCCGGCGGTACGGGCCTCGGGCTGGCCCTGGTCCGGCGCATCCTCGACGAACACGGGGGCCGCATCGAAGCCAGGAATAATCCGGACGTAGGGCTGACCATGGAACTTACCATGCCGGCCGGGAAGGCCTGAATCGATGGCGAAGATCCTGATTGTCGACGACGAGGCCGCGCAACGGCGCATCATGGCGGATATCCTCAAGGCGGCGGGCCATCGCGTGGCGGTGGCCGAATCGGCGGACCAGGCCGAAGAAACCGTCGCCGATTTCGGGCCCGAAGTGGTGCTCACCGATCTCAAGATGCCGGGCCGGGGAGGATTGGCGCTGGTGGAATCCCTCGGCAAGCTTCCGCTTCCCCCGGAGGTGGTGGTGATCACCGCCTTCGGCACGGTCGATACGGCCGTGAAGGCCATGCGCCTGGGCGCGTACGACTATCTCACCAAACCCCTCGAGAAGGATGAGCTGCTCCTGGTGGCCGAACGCGCCGCCGAGAAGTTCTCCCTGCGCATGGAAAGCAAGCGTCTGCGCCAGGAACTGCATGGGCGCCTCGGGGAAGGCCTGGTGGCGGAGTCGGGCGCCATGAAGGCCATCCTGGAAATGGTGGACATGGTGGCCCAGAGCGATGCCACCGTCCTGATCCGCGGGGAAAGCGGCACCGGCAAGGAACGCATCGCCCGGCTGGTGCACCTGCAAGGCGCGCGCGGATCGCGGCCCATGCTCAGCATCAACTGCGCGGCTTTCCCCGAGACCCTGCTCGAGTCCGAGCTGTTCGGCTACGAGAAGGGGGCCTTCACCGGGGCGGCGGCACGGAAGATAGGCATCATCGAGGCCGCGCACAGCGGCACCCTCTTCCTGGATGAGGTGGGCGACATGTCCATCAGCACCCAGGCCAAGCTTTTGCGCGTCCTTCAGGAGCGCGAGATCAGGAGGGTAGGGGGGACCGCCACCATCCCTATCGACATCCGCGTGATCGCAGCGACCCATAAGGATTTGGCGGAAGGCATCCGCGACGGTTCCTTCCGCGAAGATCTTTTCTACCGCCTGAACGTGATCCCCATCGTGATCCCGCCCTTACGCGATCGCAAGGAGGATATCCCCGCCCTGGTCCGTCATTTCCTTTCGCGCTCCCCGCGGCCCAAGCAAATCGAGCCTGAAGTATTGCGTCTACTGACCCGCTACGATTGGCCGGGCAACGTGCGCGAGTTGCAGGCGGTCATCGAACGCGTTTCCGTCCTGACCAAAGGCCCGGAGATCACCCCGGCCGACCTGCCCTTCGAACTACGGGAAGAGGGCCGCCGGATGGCCGCCCCGCAAGGGGAATTCGAAATCCCCCCGGAAGGCATCGTGTTCGAGACCTGGGAAAAGAACCTGTTGGCGCAAGCCCTGGCCCGAACCCAAGGCAATATGGCCGAAGCCGCCAAGCTTTTGGGGATGACCTACCGGACCTTCCAGTACCGTGCCATGAAATTCGGCCTCAAAGGCGTTTAACCATTTGGGATGGGCCCCTATCCCAAATGGGTTAAATCCCGCCGGAATTCCCGTTCGAAAGTGTCCCTACTTGTAAAAACCGGCCTTATGCCCGCGCGCGCGAGTGGCACCGCGTTTGCATTGTAAGCCCCCGTGATTCGGCCGGCCCAAGTGGCCTGCGCCTGTTTCCCAATCAACACCAAGGAGTCCCATATGATGATCAAGAACATCTCCAAGCTGGCCGCCGCCGCCGTTCTCGCCCTTAGCGCCTCGGCCTTCGCCGCCGATGCCGCCGCTCCCGCCGCCGAGAAGGCCGCCCCGGCCGCCGCCGCCGCTCCTGCCGCCGCGGCCCCCGCCGCCGATGCGAAGGCCGCTCCCGCCCCCAAGCCCGGCAAGGCCATGACCTTGGCCGGCACCGTGGTTTCCAGCGACGCCATCGCCAACACCCTCGTGGTCAAGGGCAGCAAGGGCGAAGAGACCTTCTCCATCGCCCCCACCACCAAGATCATGATGGGCAAGAAAGAAGTGAAGATCGCCGACGTCGCCAAGG contains:
- a CDS encoding sigma-54-dependent Fis family transcriptional regulator, with amino-acid sequence MAKILIVDDEAAQRRIMADILKAAGHRVAVAESADQAEETVADFGPEVVLTDLKMPGRGGLALVESLGKLPLPPEVVVITAFGTVDTAVKAMRLGAYDYLTKPLEKDELLLVAERAAEKFSLRMESKRLRQELHGRLGEGLVAESGAMKAILEMVDMVAQSDATVLIRGESGTGKERIARLVHLQGARGSRPMLSINCAAFPETLLESELFGYEKGAFTGAAARKIGIIEAAHSGTLFLDEVGDMSISTQAKLLRVLQEREIRRVGGTATIPIDIRVIAATHKDLAEGIRDGSFREDLFYRLNVIPIVIPPLRDRKEDIPALVRHFLSRSPRPKQIEPEVLRLLTRYDWPGNVRELQAVIERVSVLTKGPEITPADLPFELREEGRRMAAPQGEFEIPPEGIVFETWEKNLLAQALARTQGNMAEAAKLLGMTYRTFQYRAMKFGLKGV